In Streptomyces sp. NBC_01717, one DNA window encodes the following:
- a CDS encoding cytochrome c oxidase subunit 4 has translation MKIQGKMFLWLSVFILAMAVTYGVWSKEPAGTTALVLAFGLSVMIGFYLAFTAQRVDAMAQDNKEADVADEAGEVGFFSPHSWQPLSLAVGGALAFMGVIFGWWLLYFSAPVILIGLFGWVFEYYRGENRTQ, from the coding sequence GTGAAGATCCAGGGCAAGATGTTCCTCTGGCTGAGCGTCTTCATCCTCGCCATGGCAGTGACCTACGGCGTGTGGTCGAAGGAGCCGGCCGGTACCACCGCGCTCGTCCTGGCCTTCGGCCTGAGCGTCATGATCGGCTTCTACCTGGCCTTCACGGCGCAGCGGGTCGACGCGATGGCTCAGGACAACAAGGAAGCCGATGTCGCGGACGAGGCCGGCGAGGTGGGGTTCTTCTCCCCGCACAGCTGGCAGCCGCTCTCGCTGGCCGTCGGTGGCGCCCTCGCCTTCATGGGGGTCATCTTCGGATGGTGGCTGCTCTACTTCTCGGCCCCGGTCATCCTGATCGGCCTGTTCGGCTGGGTCTTCGAGTACTACCGCGGTGAGAACCGCACCCAGTGA
- a CDS encoding L,D-transpeptidase, with the protein MNTPRIRPVVSCTLLVMTLVAGATACGGPHGHPLAEQPYDAADEITSNAPEGNKKADPDKPLEVTASGDDGRITDVAAVDTAGRHLAGELSADGLRWHSTVPLAAGTRYTVRVSVEDDDGAPGSRTLSFETAPAKKLLNVTFGPHAGTYGVGQPITAELSAPVKDKAARATVERALKVRSTPSVTGSWYWVDDKILHYRPQTYWPARATIEVSSNMAGIRVTKGLYGAPTKALKITTGDRIEAITDAAAHSMTVKRNGEVINTIPVTTGRPGFDTRNGVKVVLSKEYSVRMRGETIGISENSSDGYDLMVYYATRVTWSGEYVHAAPWSTGSQGYANVSHGCTGMSNAQAQWFFNTVREGDLVSVVGSQGATMTPFDNGYGDWNLSWAKWQQGSALQNNATPDGSTVEAARLRPEV; encoded by the coding sequence ATGAACACGCCGCGCATTCGTCCCGTAGTGAGCTGCACGCTGCTGGTCATGACCCTGGTTGCAGGGGCGACCGCCTGTGGTGGGCCACACGGTCATCCACTCGCCGAACAGCCGTACGACGCGGCGGACGAGATCACCTCCAACGCCCCTGAGGGCAACAAGAAGGCCGATCCCGACAAGCCCCTCGAAGTGACCGCCAGCGGTGACGACGGCCGGATCACGGACGTGGCCGCGGTGGACACCGCCGGGCGCCACCTCGCGGGCGAACTCTCGGCCGACGGGCTGCGCTGGCACTCCACCGTCCCGCTCGCGGCCGGCACCCGCTACACCGTCAGGGTCAGCGTCGAGGACGACGACGGTGCTCCGGGCAGCCGTACGCTCTCCTTCGAGACGGCCCCGGCGAAGAAGCTCCTGAATGTCACCTTCGGCCCGCACGCGGGCACCTATGGCGTCGGACAGCCCATTACGGCGGAACTCAGCGCTCCGGTCAAGGACAAAGCCGCCAGGGCCACCGTGGAGCGCGCACTGAAGGTCCGCTCCACGCCCTCCGTGACGGGCTCCTGGTACTGGGTCGACGACAAGATCCTGCATTACCGCCCGCAGACGTACTGGCCGGCCCGGGCAACGATCGAGGTCAGCAGCAACATGGCCGGCATCAGGGTCACCAAGGGGCTGTACGGAGCCCCCACGAAGGCGTTGAAGATCACTACCGGCGACCGTATCGAGGCCATCACCGACGCCGCCGCGCACTCCATGACGGTCAAGCGCAACGGAGAAGTGATCAACACCATTCCGGTGACCACCGGAAGGCCCGGCTTCGACACCCGCAACGGTGTCAAAGTCGTGCTGAGCAAGGAGTACTCCGTACGCATGCGCGGGGAGACCATCGGCATCTCGGAGAATTCCAGCGACGGTTACGACCTGATGGTCTACTACGCGACCCGCGTCACCTGGAGCGGTGAGTACGTGCACGCCGCCCCCTGGTCCACCGGCTCACAGGGGTACGCGAACGTCAGCCACGGCTGTACGGGCATGAGCAACGCCCAGGCCCAGTGGTTCTTCAACACCGTGCGCGAGGGCGACCTCGTCTCGGTCGTCGGCAGCCAGGGCGCCACGATGACGCCGTTCGACAACGGCTACGGCGACTGGAACCTGTCCTGGGCCAAATGGCAGCAGGGCAGCGCCCTGCAGAACAACGCCACCCCGGACGGGTCGACGGTGGAGGCGGCGCGCCTGCGCCCCGAGGTCTGA
- a CDS encoding cysteine desulfurase/sulfurtransferase TusA family protein has protein sequence MPYFDAASSAPLHPVARQALLAALDEGWADPARLYREGRRARLLLDAAREAAAEAVGCRPDELTFTSSGTRAVHSAISGALAGRRRVGRHLVVSAVEHSSVLHAAATHEAQGGTFAEVPVDRAGAVSAAAYGEALREDTALACLQSANHEVGTEQPVAEVAELCRASGVPLLVDAAQSLGWGPVPAGWSLLAASAHKWGGPSGVGLLAVRKGVRFAPQGPADERESGRAVGFENIPAVLAAAASLRAVRAEAAAESVRLRALVDLIRARVPELVPDVEVVGDPVRRLPHLVTFSCLYVDGETLLHELDRAEFSVSSGSSCTSSTLTPSHVLRAMGVLSEGNVRVSLPAGTTAEDVDRFLRVLPGVVSEVREKLGAPVSVAPSPAATTSLVVDSLGKRCPIPVIELAKVIGEVPVGGTVTVLSDDEAARLDIPAWCVMREQEYVGEQPADRGSAYVVRRLS, from the coding sequence GTGCCCTACTTCGACGCCGCATCCTCCGCCCCCCTGCACCCGGTCGCCCGCCAGGCGCTGCTTGCCGCCCTGGACGAGGGCTGGGCCGACCCTGCCCGGCTGTACCGGGAGGGGCGGCGGGCGCGGCTGCTGCTGGACGCGGCCCGGGAGGCCGCCGCGGAGGCCGTGGGGTGCCGCCCCGACGAGCTCACCTTCACCTCTTCGGGGACGCGGGCGGTGCACTCCGCGATCTCCGGAGCGCTCGCCGGGCGTCGGCGTGTCGGCCGCCACCTGGTGGTCTCGGCGGTCGAGCATTCGTCGGTGCTCCATGCGGCTGCCACGCATGAGGCACAGGGCGGGACGTTCGCCGAGGTGCCGGTGGACCGGGCGGGGGCGGTGAGTGCGGCGGCGTACGGGGAGGCCCTGCGCGAGGACACCGCACTGGCCTGTCTGCAGTCCGCCAACCACGAGGTCGGTACGGAGCAGCCGGTGGCCGAGGTCGCGGAGCTCTGCCGGGCGTCGGGCGTACCCCTGCTGGTGGACGCCGCGCAGTCGCTGGGCTGGGGTCCGGTGCCGGCGGGCTGGTCACTGCTGGCGGCGAGCGCCCACAAGTGGGGCGGGCCTTCGGGGGTGGGGCTGCTCGCCGTGCGCAAGGGGGTCCGGTTCGCTCCTCAAGGCCCGGCGGACGAGCGGGAGTCGGGGCGGGCCGTCGGCTTCGAGAACATTCCCGCGGTCCTGGCGGCGGCGGCGTCGCTGCGCGCGGTCCGTGCGGAGGCGGCGGCGGAGTCCGTACGGCTGCGGGCACTGGTGGACCTGATCCGGGCGCGGGTGCCGGAGCTGGTGCCCGACGTGGAGGTGGTCGGTGATCCGGTGCGGCGGCTGCCGCATCTGGTGACCTTCTCCTGTCTCTATGTCGACGGGGAGACCCTGCTCCATGAACTGGACCGGGCGGAGTTCTCCGTATCGTCCGGTTCGTCCTGCACCAGCAGCACGCTGACGCCGAGCCATGTGCTGAGGGCGATGGGGGTGCTGTCGGAAGGGAACGTCCGGGTGTCCCTGCCGGCCGGCACCACGGCGGAGGACGTCGACCGCTTCCTCCGGGTGCTGCCGGGGGTGGTGTCAGAGGTACGGGAGAAGCTGGGCGCGCCCGTTTCGGTGGCCCCCTCCCCCGCGGCCACCACGTCCCTGGTCGTCGACTCCCTGGGCAAGAGGTGCCCGATCCCGGTGATCGAACTCGCAAAGGTGATCGGAGAGGTACCGGTGGGCGGGACGGTGACCGTGCTCTCCGACGACGAGGCCGCGCGGCTGGACATCCCGGCGTGGTGCGTGATGCGTGAGCAGGAGTACGTGGGTGAGCAGCCGGCGGACCGCGGCTCGGCCTATGTGGTCCGCCGGCTGTCCTGA
- a CDS encoding HesB/IscA family protein, whose translation MSVSDETTTVSDGILLSDAAAAKVKGLLEQEGRDDLALRVAVQPGGCSGLRYQLFFDERSLDGDVVKDFDGVKVVTDRMSAPYLGGASVDFVDTIEKQGFTIDNPNATGSCACGDSFS comes from the coding sequence ATGTCCGTATCGGACGAGACCACCACCGTGAGCGACGGCATCCTCCTGTCCGACGCCGCCGCAGCCAAGGTCAAGGGCCTGCTGGAGCAGGAAGGCCGTGACGACCTGGCGCTGCGCGTCGCCGTCCAGCCCGGCGGTTGCTCGGGCCTGCGCTACCAGCTCTTCTTCGACGAGCGTTCGCTCGACGGCGATGTCGTGAAGGACTTCGACGGCGTCAAGGTCGTCACCGACCGGATGAGCGCTCCGTACCTGGGCGGCGCCTCCGTCGACTTCGTCGACACCATCGAGAAGCAGGGCTTCACCATCGACAACCCGAACGCCACGGGCTCCTGCGCCTGCGGCGACTCCTTCAGCTAG
- the ctaC gene encoding aa3-type cytochrome oxidase subunit II: MSPNGSDRSSRRPMRRKLPQVLTAGLILATATGCTYKDFPRLGMPTPVTEEAPRILSLWQGSWAAALATGVLVWGLILWSVIFHRRSRTKVEVPPQTRYNMPIEALYTVVPLIIVSVLFYFTARDESKILSLSAKPAHTINVVGYQWSWGFNYIENVDGSTATGNEIPKELDAIPDRFRKQFPPGADGVYDVGVPGTRNPQNGNPGPTLWLPKGEKVRFILTSRDVIHSFWVVPFLMKQDVIPGHTNSFEVTPNQEGTFMGKCAELCGVDHSRMLFNVKVVSPERYQAHLKELAKKGQTGYVPAGIEQTNPARNAETNKL; this comes from the coding sequence GTGAGTCCCAACGGCTCCGACCGCTCGTCGCGGCGCCCGATGCGGCGGAAGCTGCCGCAGGTGCTGACTGCGGGCCTGATCCTGGCGACCGCCACCGGTTGCACATACAAGGACTTTCCCCGCCTTGGTATGCCCACGCCGGTAACGGAAGAGGCACCACGGATCCTTTCCCTCTGGCAGGGCTCGTGGGCGGCAGCGCTCGCCACGGGTGTGCTGGTCTGGGGCCTGATCCTGTGGAGCGTCATCTTCCACCGGCGCAGCCGCACCAAGGTGGAGGTTCCTCCGCAGACCCGGTACAACATGCCCATCGAGGCGCTGTACACCGTGGTCCCTCTCATCATCGTCTCGGTGCTGTTCTACTTCACCGCGCGCGATGAATCGAAGATCCTCTCGCTCTCGGCGAAGCCCGCCCACACCATCAACGTGGTCGGCTACCAGTGGAGCTGGGGCTTCAACTACATCGAGAACGTGGACGGCTCGACCGCCACGGGCAACGAGATCCCCAAGGAGCTCGACGCCATCCCCGACCGGTTCCGTAAGCAGTTCCCGCCGGGTGCGGACGGCGTCTACGACGTCGGCGTCCCGGGCACCCGGAACCCGCAGAACGGCAACCCGGGCCCGACCCTGTGGCTGCCGAAGGGCGAGAAGGTCCGCTTCATTCTGACGTCGCGTGACGTCATCCACTCCTTCTGGGTGGTGCCGTTCCTCATGAAGCAGGACGTCATTCCGGGCCACACCAACTCCTTCGAGGTGACTCCCAACCAGGAGGGCACCTTCATGGGCAAGTGCGCCGAGCTCTGCGGCGTCGACCACTCCCGGATGCTCTTCAACGTCAAGGTCGTCTCCCCGGAGCGCTACCAGGCGCACCTCAAGGAGCTGGCCAAGAAGGGCCAAACGGGCTACGTGCCGGCCGGTATCGAGCAGACGAACCCGGCCAGGAATGCGGAGACGAACAAACTGTGA
- the ctaD gene encoding aa3-type cytochrome oxidase subunit I, translated as MSILNESQGAAAADDSYEDELPVRRKQPGNVVVKWMTTTDHKTIGTMYLVTSFAFFCIGGLLALFMRAELARPGTQIMSNEQFNQAFTMHGTIMLLMFATPLFAGFANWIMPLQIGAPDVAFPRLNMFAYWLYLFGSIIAVAGFLTPQGAADFGWFAYSPLSDAVRSPGIGADMWIMGLAFSGFGTILGSVNFITTIICMRAPGMTMFRMPIFVWNVLLTGVLVLLAFPVLAAALFALEADRKFGAHVFDAANGGALLWQHLFWFFGHPEVYIIALPFFGIISEVIPVFSRKPMFGYIGLISATIAIAGLSVTVWAHHMYVTGGVLLPFFSFMTFLIAVPTGVKFFNWIGTMWKGSLSFETPMLWAVGFLITFTFGGLTGVILASPPMDFHVSDSYFVVAHFHYVIFGTVVFAMFSGFHFWWPKFTGKMLDERLGKMTFWTLFVGFHGTFLVQHWLGAEGMPRRYADYLAADGFTALNTISTISSFLLGLSMLPFFYNVWKTAKYGKKVEVDDPWGYGRSLEWATSCPPPRHNFLTLPRIRSESPAFDLHHPEISALEQLEHHSEADKALAGGKEAGK; from the coding sequence GTGAGCATTCTCAACGAATCTCAGGGTGCCGCGGCAGCAGACGACTCGTACGAGGACGAGCTGCCGGTCCGGCGCAAGCAGCCGGGAAATGTCGTCGTCAAGTGGATGACCACCACTGACCACAAGACGATCGGCACGATGTACCTGGTCACGTCGTTCGCGTTCTTCTGCATCGGCGGTCTGCTGGCGCTCTTCATGCGCGCCGAGCTGGCCCGTCCCGGCACGCAGATCATGTCGAACGAGCAGTTCAACCAGGCGTTCACGATGCACGGCACGATCATGCTGCTGATGTTCGCGACGCCGCTGTTCGCCGGGTTCGCGAACTGGATCATGCCGCTGCAGATCGGCGCGCCCGACGTGGCGTTCCCGCGGCTGAACATGTTCGCGTACTGGCTGTACCTCTTCGGCTCGATCATCGCGGTGGCCGGCTTCCTCACCCCGCAGGGTGCGGCCGACTTCGGCTGGTTCGCCTACTCCCCGCTCTCGGACGCGGTCCGTTCGCCGGGTATCGGCGCCGACATGTGGATCATGGGTCTGGCCTTCTCCGGCTTCGGCACGATCCTCGGTTCGGTCAACTTCATCACCACGATCATCTGCATGCGCGCACCCGGTATGACGATGTTCCGCATGCCGATCTTCGTGTGGAACGTCCTGCTGACCGGTGTGCTGGTCCTGCTGGCCTTCCCGGTGCTCGCCGCCGCGCTCTTCGCGCTGGAGGCGGACCGCAAGTTCGGGGCGCATGTATTCGACGCGGCCAACGGCGGCGCACTGCTCTGGCAACACCTCTTCTGGTTCTTCGGCCATCCAGAGGTGTACATCATCGCGTTGCCATTCTTCGGAATCATTTCCGAAGTGATCCCGGTGTTCAGCCGGAAGCCGATGTTCGGCTACATCGGCCTGATCAGCGCGACGATCGCCATCGCGGGCCTGTCCGTGACCGTGTGGGCGCACCACATGTACGTCACCGGCGGTGTGCTGCTGCCGTTCTTCTCGTTCATGACGTTCCTCATCGCGGTACCGACCGGTGTGAAGTTCTTCAACTGGATCGGCACGATGTGGAAGGGATCGCTGTCCTTCGAGACACCGATGCTGTGGGCCGTCGGCTTCCTGATCACCTTCACCTTCGGTGGTCTGACCGGCGTCATCCTGGCCTCGCCCCCGATGGACTTCCACGTCTCGGACTCGTACTTCGTCGTCGCGCACTTCCACTACGTCATCTTCGGCACCGTGGTCTTCGCGATGTTCTCCGGATTCCACTTCTGGTGGCCGAAGTTCACCGGCAAGATGCTGGACGAGCGGCTCGGCAAGATGACGTTCTGGACGCTGTTCGTGGGCTTCCACGGGACGTTCCTGGTGCAGCACTGGCTCGGTGCCGAGGGCATGCCGCGTCGTTACGCGGACTACCTCGCCGCCGACGGCTTCACCGCGCTGAACACGATCTCGACGATCTCCTCGTTCCTGCTCGGCCTGTCGATGCTGCCGTTCTTCTACAACGTGTGGAAGACCGCCAAGTACGGCAAGAAGGTCGAGGTCGACGACCCGTGGGGGTACGGCCGTTCGCTGGAGTGGGCGACCTCCTGCCCGCCGCCGCGGCACAACTTCCTCACCCTGCCGCGGATCCGTTCCGAATCCCCGGCGTTCGACCTGCACCACCCGGAGATCTCGGCGCTCGAGCAGCTGGAGCATCACTCCGAGGCTGACAAGGCCCTCGCGGGTGGCAAGGAGGCCGGCAAGTGA
- a CDS encoding carbohydrate kinase family protein — MRIAVTGSIATDHLMTFPGRFADQLVADQLHTVSLSFLVDNLDVRRGGVAANICFGMGLLGTGPILVGAAGSDFDEYRAWLDRHGVDTGSVRISEVLHTARFVCTTDADHNQIGSFYTGAMSEARLIELKAVADRVGGLDLVSIGADDPEAMLRHTEECRSRGIAFAADFSQQIARMDGDEIRILLDGATYLFSNEYEKGLIESKTGWTDEEILAKVGHRVTTLGARGVRIERAGQETIEVGCPEEETKADPTGVGDAFRAGFLSGLAWGVGLERAAQVGCMLATLVIETVGTQEYTLRRTHFMDRFTKAYGHDAAAEVRAHLA; from the coding sequence GTGCGCATCGCAGTCACCGGCTCCATCGCCACCGATCACCTCATGACCTTCCCGGGCCGTTTCGCCGACCAGCTGGTCGCCGACCAGCTGCACACGGTCTCGCTCTCCTTCCTGGTCGACAACCTCGATGTACGCCGGGGCGGTGTGGCTGCCAACATCTGCTTCGGCATGGGCCTCCTCGGCACCGGCCCGATCCTGGTCGGCGCCGCGGGCTCCGACTTCGACGAGTACCGCGCCTGGCTCGACCGGCACGGTGTGGACACCGGATCGGTCCGGATCTCCGAAGTCCTGCACACCGCCCGTTTCGTCTGTACGACGGACGCCGACCACAACCAGATCGGCTCCTTCTACACGGGCGCGATGAGCGAGGCCCGGCTGATCGAGCTGAAGGCCGTCGCCGACCGGGTGGGCGGGCTCGACCTCGTCTCGATCGGCGCCGACGACCCCGAGGCGATGCTCCGCCACACCGAGGAGTGCCGCTCGCGCGGCATCGCGTTCGCCGCCGACTTCTCGCAGCAGATCGCCCGGATGGACGGCGATGAGATCCGGATCCTCCTCGACGGCGCCACGTACCTCTTCTCCAACGAGTACGAGAAGGGGCTCATCGAGTCCAAGACCGGTTGGACGGACGAGGAGATCCTCGCCAAGGTCGGCCACCGCGTCACCACGCTCGGCGCCCGCGGTGTCCGGATCGAGCGGGCCGGCCAGGAGACCATCGAGGTCGGCTGCCCGGAGGAGGAGACGAAGGCCGACCCGACCGGCGTCGGCGACGCGTTCCGTGCCGGATTCCTCTCCGGTCTTGCCTGGGGCGTCGGCCTGGAGCGGGCCGCCCAGGTCGGCTGCATGCTCGCCACGCTGGTCATCGAGACGGTCGGCACGCAGGAGTACACCCTGCGCCGCACCCACTTCATGGACCGCTTCACCAAGGCGTACGGCCACGACGCCGCCGCCGAGGTCCGCGCCCACCTCGCGTAG